The Vicia villosa cultivar HV-30 ecotype Madison, WI linkage group LG1, Vvil1.0, whole genome shotgun sequence genome includes a region encoding these proteins:
- the LOC131645259 gene encoding uncharacterized protein LOC131645259, protein MVHSSISLLQERFKQLQRVKELREKRELLKMLSNTRETKHFSFDSRSSIMSHEPVTRLFFHPELINMNTSGSISPPPRVCLSLWPTTSQGVKDDNNTSSSSSTETQHVQASWDNVCDSGVDTSLHL, encoded by the coding sequence ATGGTTCACTCTTCCATTTCTTTGTTACAAGAGAGGTTTAAACAGTTACAAAGAGTGAAAGAACtgagagagaaaagagagttACTGAAAATGCTTAGCAATACTCGTGAAACTAAACATTTCAGTTTCGATTCTAGGTCTAGTATTATGAGTCATGAGCCTGTTACTAGGTTGTTTTTTCATCCTGAGTTAATCAATATGAATACTTCGGGTTCAATATCACCGCCGCCTCGTGTTTGTTTATCACTATGGCCAACAACGTCACAGGGGGTGAAGGATGATAACAATACTAGCAGTAGCAGTAGTACAGAAACACAACATGTGCAAGCATCATGGGACAATGTTTGTGATTCTGGTGTTGACACTTCTCTTCACCTGTAG
- the LOC131645258 gene encoding uncharacterized mitochondrial protein AtMg00810-like: protein MRRLRYTSSRKLYTALNKHRELGLAELKHTSETRALIVSLYVDDLIYTGNDEAMLKEFKQSMIEEFEMSDLGRMHYFLGLEVMQLDSGIFISQKRYAKEVLKKFGMDKSKLVLNPNVLEVKIDKNDTGVTVDGSMFKQLVGSLIYLTTTRPDLMYAVSVVSRYMEKPTEMHLMKAKRILRKNTSGYAFILSNAVVAWSSRK, encoded by the exons ATGAGAAGACTAAGGTATACAAGCTCCAGAAAGCTTTATACGGCCTTAAACAAGCACCGAGAGCTTGGTTTAGCAGAATTGAAGCATACTTCAGAAACACGGGCTTTGATCGTTAGcctatatgttgatgatttgattTATACTGGGAATGATGAAGCTATGTTGAAAGAATTCAAACAATCAATGATAGAGGAATTTGAAATGTCCGATTTGGGAAGAATGCACTACTTCCTTGGCTTAGAGGTTATGCAGCTTGATAGTGGAATCTTCATCTCTCAAAAGAGATATGCCAAGGAGGTCTTGAAAAAGTTTGGGATGGATAAAAGCAAATTGGTCCTAAATCCTAATGTTCTTGAGgttaaaattgataaaaatgaTACAGGTGTGACAGTAGACGGCTCCATGTTCAAGCAACTTGTTGGTAGCTTGATATATTTGACCACTACCAGACCAGATCTGATGTATGCAGTTAGTGTAGTCAGTAGATATATGGAAAAGCCAACTGAGATGCACCTTATGAAAGCAAAGAGAATACTGAG GAAAAACACCTCGGGCTATGCCTTTATACTTAGCAATGCAGTGGTGGCATGGTCATCAAGGAAATAA